One bacterium genomic window, GGGATCCCCGCATCGCGCAGCATCGCTGCCACCGTGCTTTTCCCCGAGCCGATGTTCCCGGTCAAGCCGAATACCCGCATGCGGCGATTGTACCATCCCGCGGCGTTGACAACCTCGGCGGGGTCGGGTACGTTCAACCAGGAATGAACGGCGATTCAATCCTTGCGGGAAACGGGAGGGAACGATGGCCGATGCGGCGGTGAAGGGGTTCTTCGACGGGTTGTCGGACAAGTTGAACGCGAAGCCGGAAAAGGTCGCCGGGATGAACTGCATCTATCAGTTCCGCATCGCCGACGCCGCCTGGAATGTGAATCTGGCGGACGGGAAGGCCGCGGTCGCGGAAGGGGAGTCTTCCTCCCCGAACTGCACCATCACGATGGCGGAGGCCGATTTCCTCGATCTCGTTTCCGGGAAACTGAACGGGCAGATGGCATTCCTTACCGGCAAATTGAAGGTCGCCGGAGATATGGGGTTGGCTCTCAAGCTGGGGTCGTTCCTCGGGTAGCCGGAGTTCCCGTGCGGTCGGGCGGGGGCGACCCGATCCGGCAGGCGGCCCGCTTCCTCGCCGGGTGTCGTAACGCCGTCGCCCTGACGGGCGCGGGGATCTCGGTGGAGAGCGGCATTCCGTCGTTCCGCGGGGCCCAGGGCCTGTGGGGGAAGTACGACCCGATGGAGTACGCAACCCTACATGCCTTCATGCAGTCCCCCCGCAAGGTATGGGAGATGCTTTCGGAAATGGTCTCCCACTGCGGCGGCGCGGTCCCCAACGCGGCGCACAATGGCTTGGCCGCCCTCGAGGGAACGGGGATCGTGCGCGCCGTCATCACCCAGAACGTGGACGGACTGCATCAGGCCGCGGGTTCCCGCCGGGTGATCGAGTACCACGGAAACATGGAAGAGCTGATCTGCGTGTACTGCTGGAAGCGGTACCCGACGCGGGAGCGGTGGACGCCGGGCGCCGTTCCGCTGTGCGACTGCGGGGAGATCCTCAAGCCCAACGTGGTCCTGTTCGGGGAGCCGATCCCGTGGCTTGCCCAGGAGCAGGCAGAGGAGGAGGCCCGGACCTGCGGCGTCCTCCTCGTGATCGGTACCTCCGCGCAGGTTTCGCCCGCCTGCGACATTCCGCGGATCGCGAAGGAGGCCGGCGCCGTGGTGGTGGAGATCAACCCGGAACCGACCGCACTCACCCGATCCGTGACCGACATTCACCTGCAGGGGAGCGCATCGGAAACCCTCCGGACATTAACTAATTTAATCTCCATGGAAATATTTTCCGAAGAATAGCCGATACATAATGTCGGGACTATGGAATATCGGCAACTTACGAGGAAACCTGCGACGGCACGGGAATTGCTGTATCCCTTCCCGGGAGGCTTCGAAATGAGAGGTTCTCGAGGATTCACGCTGATCGAGATCATGATCGTCCTTTCGATCGTCGCGATCGGACTGGTGATGGCCATTCCGAATCTTCAGCGGTGGATGTCGCGTACGAACGCCCAGGGATTCGAGAGGGAAGTGTTTTCCGAATTGCAGGGGGCAAGGATCCGGTCCTCGTCCGGAACCGTCCGATACCGGCTGGTGTTCGATTTCGGAGCCGGGACGACTTCCCTCCAGGTGAGGGAAGCCGGCGGGTGGTCACCGGTCAGGGGACCTGCGGTCCAGGCGCCATTCGGGGCCGGGTTTGTGAGCATCACGCCCTCCGGCGGCGCAGCGGTAACCAGCGGCCTATACGCATTCGTGTTCAATCCTTCCGGCGAAGTGTACGCCCAGTCGGACACCGCGGACGACGGCACGATCGCCTCCATCGACAACGCCGTCATCCGCCTGACCGGGGCGAATCTTCAGGACACCGCCTCGATCCTGCTATACGGCTGGACCGGGAAAGCGAGGCTGAACTGAAGATGCATCGCCGCAGAAACGGATCCTCTCCCGAGGCGGGTTTTTCGCTGATCGAAGTGCTCGTGGCGTTGGTGATCCTCGCCGTCGGCCTGCTGAGTCTTGCGTTGCTTCAGACGACGGTGATCAAGGGAAACGCCATCGCGTCGAAATCGACCGTCGCCACGCAGGTTGCGCAGGACAAGCTGGAGTGGTTCCGGAACCAGCCCTGGGCGGGGATCACATCCTCGAACGCCGGGACGATCAGCGACAATGCGACGGCCGCCGCGGTCTACGCCACCTTGCCCGCGAATCCGGGAGGGGACAGTGTCCTTGTCGGCGGGGCGACTTTCTACAGGGTGTGGGCGGTGACCCCCAACGCGGCGAATACACTCCGGACGGTGACGGTATGGGCATGCTGGGCAGATGAAAAAGCCGTCTGGCACAACGTCATGCTGTCCACCGACCTGGCCAATCTCTGACGGGGGCGATCCAGTGAGACCTGACCTCGATACCGCGAAATTCCGGATTCCCCGGGGCATTCCTCGAGGCCGGAAGGGGTCCACCCTCATCGAGGTCATGGCGGCCTTGGCGATCTTCTCTATCGTGCTGACGGCGGCCTTTGCCACGTTCATTTTCCAGAAGCAGTCGTACACGACCCAGACCCGCGTGTCCGAGATGCAGCAGAACCTGCGGGTCTCCGTGGATGCCCTTTTCCGGGACATCCGGATGGGCGGATACGGCGTCGACTCCGACGTAAACGTTCCCCTGTCCGCCGTCGGGGGAGCCGGGACCGCCACGATCGCCTTGAGAGGTTTCCAGGGGGCCGACGGCGGATCGTCGGCGCCCGACGGGATCTACATCCTGTATTCCTACGACATGGACAACACGGTGTCCGCCATGCAACCCACGCTCGCCACCGCTTCGGTCACGGCCGTGAACAGCGGGACGGTCACGGTGAGCGTCACCCCCGGGACGGGGACCCGGTTCGCATCCGGCGACCTTGTCCTCCTCAACAACGGTTCGACGGCCGACCTGTACCAGGTCACCGCGAGCGACAACAACAGCGTGACGTTCGGGAGCTCCCCCGCGATCAACGCGAACGGGCACACCTCGAATGTCTACGACGCCGGCAGCAAGGTTTCCCACGCGCGATTCGTCAGGTACTTCGTCGACGGGACCGATCCGGCGCACCCCACCCTGATGGTCAATCGCCTCCCCGGGACCGTTTCGCAGCCGGTCGCCGACGACATCGAGGACCTCCAGTTCAAATTCGGCATTGCATCCTCGGTCGCCGGCACCCAAGTGGACAACACAGTCGATTCGCTCGTGAGTGATCTGCAAAGACAGTGTATCCGGAGGGTCAATCTTTCGATCATCGCGCGGACCAGGATCTTCGAAACAGGATGGGTCGGGCAGATGCCCAACCTCGGGAACCGGACCACGGTCGCTTCGGGGGACCACTACCGGCGGAGGATTCTCGACAACGTGGCGATCGATATCCGCAACATACGGCTCAACTGAAGGTGTCAACGCGATGAAGACAGTACGGAACGAGCAGGGGAGCGCGATGATCATCACCCTGATGCTGCTCATCATCCTCACGGCGCTGGGGATCTACGCCGTCAGCATATCGACCACCGAAATGAGCATGTCGTACCAGTGGAGATCGGGGGCGGTGGGCTTCAACGCGGCGGAATCCGGAATCTACCGGGCGTTCGACAACGTCGGCCCCGCGCTCGGCGTGACGTCGTGGTCGTCCGCGGGCACGCTCCCGAACGGAGGGCAATATACCGCCTCCGGTGAACTCAAGAGCATGAACCTGGCGCCCGGGAACGCGGGGAATTTCCGGATGGCCGGATACGAGATCAACGCGACCGGGGCGGCGCCCGGATCCGCGATCCAAAGGCGGCTGCAGGCGGTCGTGGAGTACGGGCCGATGCCCGTGGGGACGATGTACTGAAACGGCATGGGAAGACATCGGAGGCCAGGGAAATGAAATATTCCAGGAAATTCGGGTTGCTCGCGGTTCTATTCTGGGCGGTGGTCGCGATGGCCCCATCGGCGGTCGTGGCGGACGACTCCGAGCTCTTCATTTCGCGGGTGTGGCCGAACGTCCTCCTGATGATCGACCGGTCGTATTCCATGGACGAATCGGCGGGAACGGGGGCGAGCACGTCGATCGGCAACCTGGACGGGACAGGAACCTCGGGCTCGAGGATGGACGCGTTGTGGAAGGTCGTGTACACCCTCCTGAACGCCGACCTCAGCATCCCGGCCGGAAGCGGCGGCACCACCACGACCCGCGTGAAGTGCGACGCAAGGGAGTACAACGGGGACGATTCCATCCAGGCGGGAACTCCGTTGTCGAACATGCGCCTCAAGTGCGACAACAACCGGTGGAGTCTGCTCCCCTCCACGGGCAGGATCACCATTTCGAGGAGAGGCCGGAGCGACACGGTGACCTACACGTCGAAGGGAACCTGCCCGGGGGGGCACGGCTCGTGCGTCTTCTTCTCCACCCCCGTAACGTTGACCTTCGACCACCGGAAGGAAGACGACGTGGTGTATTCGGGGACGACCGCCACCGGCTACTACTTCACTCTCCCGTATCCTTCGCCCAGCTCTCCCGCGGGGTCCGGGACCTTCCCCTCCCCGAATGCGCAGGCGATCGGGCCGTATCACATCACCCCGGCCCCGAACCTGACTTCGGACGACGAACTGAAGCTCAAGGCGCGGATCGGTCTTCTCGATTTCAACGGAACACTCTCTCCCTACCAGACAAACATAAACATCCGCAACCAGGTTTCCTCCACCTCCCCGGACGAGGCCCCGTTTGCTTATCCCATCCGGTATCGGGACCTCTGGCAGAGCATCGTCAGTTACGCCACTCCGGGAACGGGGGGATTATACACGCCGACCGCGCAGTCGCTGATGAGCGCGAAGAACTTCTTCCAGGACGCCTATAACGCCGACGACGCATGCCGCCCGAACTACGCGATCCTCATCACGGACGGCGAGGACACGATGGGGTTGAACGCCTCCGAAGACGGCACCACGAGCAGCCCGAACAACGCCGGACAACTCATCCGACATAACCGGGTGATCGAGAAGGCGGCCGCCCTCTGGGACAACACCTACAAGATCTCGCTTTTCACGGTCGGCGTCGGCATCGGGGTCCCAGGGGAAACCGGCTCTACCAGCGCCATCATGTACAAGAGAGAGTCGCGGGAAGTCCTCCGCCGCGCGGCCGACCAGCTGAACGAGCAGCTCGACTCCGCCCAGGTGGTGTACGTGAACAACAACGGCGACAACGTGCTGAAAGGTGCGGGAAATGCGGGAGGGGGGAGGCTGGGACAGGCGTTCTTCGCCAACGACGCCACCCAGCTCGCCGCCGCGCTCGGAAATATCTTCGAACAGATCTCCGAGGGGAATTACGTCTTCACGTCGCCGACGGTTTCCTCCGTCCGGACGAGCGACCGGAACTACCTCTTCATGGGAACGTTCCAGCCGGAATCCCCCCCGAGGACGTTGTGGGAAGGGCACCTGTACTCCTATTCGATCAACAGTGTGGATAACCTGACCTTCCGTTGGGACACCGACAACGTTCTCGCCTCCACGTCCGCAGCGAATCGCAGGATGTACACGTCTTCCGTCAGCGGATCCACCTGGACGCGGCAACTTTTCACGACCACAAACTCCTACATCGACAACAACCTGC contains:
- the pilV gene encoding type IV pilus modification protein PilV — protein: MHRRRNGSSPEAGFSLIEVLVALVILAVGLLSLALLQTTVIKGNAIASKSTVATQVAQDKLEWFRNQPWAGITSSNAGTISDNATAAAVYATLPANPGGDSVLVGGATFYRVWAVTPNAANTLRTVTVWACWADEKAVWHNVMLSTDLANL
- a CDS encoding PilX N-terminal domain-containing pilus assembly protein, whose protein sequence is MKTVRNEQGSAMIITLMLLIILTALGIYAVSISTTEMSMSYQWRSGAVGFNAAESGIYRAFDNVGPALGVTSWSSAGTLPNGGQYTASGELKSMNLAPGNAGNFRMAGYEINATGAAPGSAIQRRLQAVVEYGPMPVGTMY
- a CDS encoding type II secretion system protein codes for the protein MRGSRGFTLIEIMIVLSIVAIGLVMAIPNLQRWMSRTNAQGFEREVFSELQGARIRSSSGTVRYRLVFDFGAGTTSLQVREAGGWSPVRGPAVQAPFGAGFVSITPSGGAAVTSGLYAFVFNPSGEVYAQSDTADDGTIASIDNAVIRLTGANLQDTASILLYGWTGKARLN
- a CDS encoding prepilin-type N-terminal cleavage/methylation domain-containing protein, with translation MRPDLDTAKFRIPRGIPRGRKGSTLIEVMAALAIFSIVLTAAFATFIFQKQSYTTQTRVSEMQQNLRVSVDALFRDIRMGGYGVDSDVNVPLSAVGGAGTATIALRGFQGADGGSSAPDGIYILYSYDMDNTVSAMQPTLATASVTAVNSGTVTVSVTPGTGTRFASGDLVLLNNGSTADLYQVTASDNNSVTFGSSPAINANGHTSNVYDAGSKVSHARFVRYFVDGTDPAHPTLMVNRLPGTVSQPVADDIEDLQFKFGIASSVAGTQVDNTVDSLVSDLQRQCIRRVNLSIIARTRIFETGWVGQMPNLGNRTTVASGDHYRRRILDNVAIDIRNIRLN
- a CDS encoding SCP2 sterol-binding domain-containing protein, with amino-acid sequence MADAAVKGFFDGLSDKLNAKPEKVAGMNCIYQFRIADAAWNVNLADGKAAVAEGESSSPNCTITMAEADFLDLVSGKLNGQMAFLTGKLKVAGDMGLALKLGSFLG
- a CDS encoding PilC/PilY family type IV pilus protein, whose amino-acid sequence is MKYSRKFGLLAVLFWAVVAMAPSAVVADDSELFISRVWPNVLLMIDRSYSMDESAGTGASTSIGNLDGTGTSGSRMDALWKVVYTLLNADLSIPAGSGGTTTTRVKCDAREYNGDDSIQAGTPLSNMRLKCDNNRWSLLPSTGRITISRRGRSDTVTYTSKGTCPGGHGSCVFFSTPVTLTFDHRKEDDVVYSGTTATGYYFTLPYPSPSSPAGSGTFPSPNAQAIGPYHITPAPNLTSDDELKLKARIGLLDFNGTLSPYQTNINIRNQVSSTSPDEAPFAYPIRYRDLWQSIVSYATPGTGGLYTPTAQSLMSAKNFFQDAYNADDACRPNYAILITDGEDTMGLNASEDGTTSSPNNAGQLIRHNRVIEKAAALWDNTYKISLFTVGVGIGVPGETGSTSAIMYKRESREVLRRAADQLNEQLDSAQVVYVNNNGDNVLKGAGNAGGGRLGQAFFANDATQLAAALGNIFEQISEGNYVFTSPTVSSVRTSDRNYLFMGTFQPESPPRTLWEGHLYSYSINSVDNLTFRWDTDNVLASTSAANRRMYTSSVSGSTWTRQLFTTTNSYIDNNLLLVSSSGVKDNVVNYVRGTSRTLKLGDIFHSKPVLVGEPSPFYSDEGYSTGVPTGTTSFLAANKHRDRVVYAGANDGTLHGFTAGTWSADTGYSHGTGEELFAYVPKVLLRSIKNFLPTTTSSHRYWVDSSPRVADVWIDSLSSPDNIKQTSEWKTVMVTGLRKGGAGYFALDITAPSGVSSTPDANYPKVMWEYDNASILGDTWSEPYIAKVRIRNQGSGSATETAVRDRWVAIFGGGSSDSGDIGRTLLVLDIATGTPLKVFTGLDNEVAASPTAVLDAGGYIRYIYVTDIGGNLYRFDLRLTGTKDTSMPEWSYYKVFAPNAGGQPAYHRAEVATLTESQRWIYFGTGNQDFPVSDGGSGKFFGIRNSDIDNTTITEDLLTALTTENINATTGTSVGEFGWMLNLGAIESTAGVDTASHVGEKVLSDPVVFSGNVYFTTYAPISTNPCAGGGYSRLYGLNYQTGGAAMAPDTGQTAVAGSTTVSRHVYGRDLGVASSPTLSINPAGQSSLFVGFSGIAGTTGSVKEILVESPAKYKSIKSWKEIL
- a CDS encoding NAD-dependent deacylase, translated to MRSGGGDPIRQAARFLAGCRNAVALTGAGISVESGIPSFRGAQGLWGKYDPMEYATLHAFMQSPRKVWEMLSEMVSHCGGAVPNAAHNGLAALEGTGIVRAVITQNVDGLHQAAGSRRVIEYHGNMEELICVYCWKRYPTRERWTPGAVPLCDCGEILKPNVVLFGEPIPWLAQEQAEEEARTCGVLLVIGTSAQVSPACDIPRIAKEAGAVVVEINPEPTALTRSVTDIHLQGSASETLRTLTNLISMEIFSEE